The following proteins are encoded in a genomic region of Candidatus Cloacimonadota bacterium:
- the ablA gene encoding lysine 2,3-aminomutase, translated as MNITDIRSIATQEQWNDWHWQLKNRITTAVELRKYITLLPEEEALFAKQEFSFRMAITPYYLSLIDHNNPNDPVRMQAIPRVYESELSDSDMADPLHEDADAPVPGMTHRYPDRVLLLLTDQCAMYCRHCTRRRKAGEHDAPMPKENVDKALEYIREHTEVRDVILSGGDPLTLGDERIDEILERLSKIDHVDIVRLGTRTPVVLPQRITDSLLSVLKKYPFVWLNTHYNHPQEISDTAAKALARLAETGLPLGNQSVLLKGINDHVDVMKALVHKLVKNRVRPYYIYQCDLSEGISHFRTPISRGIEIIESLRGHTSGLCVPTFVVDAPGGGGKIPVMPNYVISQMPGRVVLRNYEGFITSYTEPGFQALKDADYRNLCPRERESCEGIMSLLKGKHVAIGPAETKRNQRRKH; from the coding sequence ATGAACATTACAGATATTCGTTCAATCGCCACTCAAGAACAGTGGAACGATTGGCATTGGCAGCTAAAAAACCGCATAACTACTGCTGTTGAGCTGCGCAAGTATATCACCCTGCTTCCTGAGGAAGAAGCGCTCTTTGCCAAACAAGAATTCTCATTCCGTATGGCAATTACTCCATATTATCTTTCTCTGATAGACCACAATAACCCCAATGACCCCGTAAGGATGCAGGCAATCCCCAGAGTGTACGAGAGCGAATTGAGCGATTCTGATATGGCAGACCCCCTGCATGAAGATGCAGATGCACCCGTTCCCGGAATGACTCATCGCTATCCCGATAGAGTATTGCTGCTGCTAACAGATCAATGTGCCATGTATTGCCGGCATTGCACTCGCCGCAGAAAAGCTGGAGAACACGATGCTCCAATGCCTAAAGAAAATGTGGATAAAGCCCTCGAATACATTCGTGAACACACAGAAGTGCGAGATGTGATCCTCTCTGGCGGCGATCCCCTTACCTTAGGAGATGAGCGCATCGATGAAATCCTGGAGCGATTAAGTAAAATTGACCATGTGGATATTGTCCGCTTAGGCACCAGAACACCGGTTGTATTACCTCAACGCATTACCGATTCTTTGCTTTCGGTGCTTAAGAAGTATCCCTTTGTTTGGTTAAATACTCACTACAATCACCCTCAAGAGATTAGCGATACCGCTGCCAAAGCTTTGGCTCGGCTCGCTGAAACCGGTTTGCCCTTGGGAAACCAATCTGTATTGTTAAAAGGCATTAACGATCACGTAGACGTAATGAAAGCATTGGTACATAAACTTGTAAAAAACAGGGTAAGACCCTATTACATATATCAATGTGACCTCTCAGAAGGAATCAGCCATTTTCGCACTCCAATTTCCCGGGGGATTGAAATCATCGAATCTCTACGCGGTCACACCAGCGGCTTATGCGTTCCCACTTTTGTTGTAGATGCCCCTGGCGGCGGTGGAAAAATACCGGTGATGCCAAACTATGTTATCTCCCAAATGCCAGGAAGAGTTGTTCTGCGTAACTATGAAGGCTTCATAACTAGCTATACCGAACCTGGATTCCAGGCCCTCAAGGATGCAGATTACCGAAATCTGTGTCCGCGAGAACGTGAGAGTTGCGAGGGCATCATGAGCCTGCTTAAAGGAAAACATGTAGCCATCGGTCCAGCAGAAACAAAACGAAATCAACGCCGAAAACACTAA